The following are encoded together in the Coregonus clupeaformis isolate EN_2021a chromosome 24, ASM2061545v1, whole genome shotgun sequence genome:
- the LOC123481844 gene encoding tumor necrosis factor receptor superfamily member 14-like isoform X1, translating to MEQFESLIWTIPITSILLNIEPCFTYIRPIYKIGDRYCRMCRPGYRVNSHCTKSTITSCVPCINSTFLDEPSEKTTCNNCTTCDPGLGLKVKQPCRPSSDTVCWTLEGFYCLDPTKDGCRAAQRHSSCKPGQYISHTGTTSTDTVCADCPGKTYSDGSLTSCQPHTECEFLEIEPGTPWSDSECGVTSLPTAGIIAGVLIGFLIATIAGVCLFIVRTKLNLGPQIHTQAFPYQDIPMLSEETVKDSSPHHSQ from the exons ATGGAACAGTTTGAAAGCTTGATATGGACT ATACCTATAACTTCTATACTTCTAAACATTGAACCCTGTTTCACATATATTCGCCCCATCTATAAAATAGGCGATAGATATTGCAGAATGTGTAGGCCTG GATATCGTGTAAATAGTCATTGTACTAAATCTACAATCACCTCCTGTGTGCCCTGTATTAACTCCACATTCCTTGATGAGCCCAGTGAGAAAACAACATGCAACAACTGTACCACATGTGATCCAG GTTTGGGTTTGAAGGTAAAGCAGCCATGTAGACCTTCATCAGACACTGTCTGTTGGACACTGGAGGGGTTCTACTGTCTAGACCCAACTAAGGATGGTTGTAGAGCAGCCCAGAGACACAGCAGCTGTAAACCTGGTCAATACATCAGCCACACAG GAACAACATCTACAGATACTGTGTGTGCTGACTGCCCTGGTAAAACTTATTCAGATGGATCATTAACATCTTGtcaaccacacacaga ATGTGAATTCTTGGAAATTGAACCAGGAACTCCTTGGTCGGATTCAGAATGCGGAGTAACCTCACTTCCCACAGCTGGAATCATAGCTGGTGTTCTGATAGGTTTCCTGATAGCCACCATAGCTGGTGTTTGTTTATTTATAGTGAGAACAAAACTAAACTTAG GCCCTCAAATACATACACAG GCATTCCCATATCAGGATATACCAATGCTGTCTGAGGAAACTGTAAAAG ATTCAAGCCCCCATCACAGTCAGTGA
- the LOC123481844 gene encoding tumor necrosis factor receptor superfamily member 5-like isoform X2, with protein MEQFESLIWTIPITSILLNIEPCFTYIRPIYKIGDRYCRMCRPGYRVNSHCTKSTITSCVPCINSTFLDEPSEKTTCNNCTTCDPGLGLKVKQPCRPSSDTVCWTLEGFYCLDPTKDGCRAAQRHSSCKPGQYISHTDGSLTSCQPHTECEFLEIEPGTPWSDSECGVTSLPTAGIIAGVLIGFLIATIAGVCLFIVRTKLNLGPQIHTQAFPYQDIPMLSEETVKDSSPHHSQ; from the exons ATGGAACAGTTTGAAAGCTTGATATGGACT ATACCTATAACTTCTATACTTCTAAACATTGAACCCTGTTTCACATATATTCGCCCCATCTATAAAATAGGCGATAGATATTGCAGAATGTGTAGGCCTG GATATCGTGTAAATAGTCATTGTACTAAATCTACAATCACCTCCTGTGTGCCCTGTATTAACTCCACATTCCTTGATGAGCCCAGTGAGAAAACAACATGCAACAACTGTACCACATGTGATCCAG GTTTGGGTTTGAAGGTAAAGCAGCCATGTAGACCTTCATCAGACACTGTCTGTTGGACACTGGAGGGGTTCTACTGTCTAGACCCAACTAAGGATGGTTGTAGAGCAGCCCAGAGACACAGCAGCTGTAAACCTGGTCAATACATCAGCCACACAG ATGGATCATTAACATCTTGtcaaccacacacaga ATGTGAATTCTTGGAAATTGAACCAGGAACTCCTTGGTCGGATTCAGAATGCGGAGTAACCTCACTTCCCACAGCTGGAATCATAGCTGGTGTTCTGATAGGTTTCCTGATAGCCACCATAGCTGGTGTTTGTTTATTTATAGTGAGAACAAAACTAAACTTAG GCCCTCAAATACATACACAG GCATTCCCATATCAGGATATACCAATGCTGTCTGAGGAAACTGTAAAAG ATTCAAGCCCCCATCACAGTCAGTGA